The proteins below are encoded in one region of Apium graveolens cultivar Ventura chromosome 4, ASM990537v1, whole genome shotgun sequence:
- the LOC141717204 gene encoding uncharacterized protein LOC141717204, with product MCYNYDEIGHFAPDYRKPKDEKKQAMIIKKKNWDDSSDLEDGVNYAFMANAETEDVTSDLKGNRRNSLVLDNGCSGHMIDYKSLLLEFKERADPGVFYGDANLGKILGYGKINLRNVIIEDVALVAGFKHNLISVSQICDRGYHVNFYGEHCEIISKSDGKIALTGVRHGNLYEAGVSTSTDGSEVCLLSRASVEDNWNWHKRLSHLNFNNINELVKKDLVRGLPNAVFTLYGLYDSC from the exons atgTGCTATAACTATGATGAAATTGGACACTTTGCACCTGACTACAGAAAACCAAAAGATGAAAAGAAACAAGCCATGatcataaagaagaaaaactgggatgattcatcagatttaGAAGATGGTGTTAACTATGCCttcatggcaaatgctgaaacTGAGGATGTGACATCTGatttaaag ggtaacaggagaaattctctagtcttggacaatggatgctcaggacacatgattgattataaatccctgctattaGAGTTTAAGGAGAGGGCTGACCCCggtgttttttatggagatgccaacttaggaaaaattttgggatatggaaaaatcaatcttaggaatgtcatcattgaagatgtagctctggttgcaggatTCAAGCATAACTtgattagtgtgagtcaaatctgtgacagaggttaccatgtgaattTCTATGGAGAACATTGTGAAATTATCAGTAAatctgatggcaagattgcacTGACTGGAGTAAGGCATGGTAATTTGTATGAAGCCGGGGTATCCACAAGTACTGATggatcagaagtttgtctacttagtagagcatctgtagaagacaactggaactggcataaaagactttctcatctcaatttcaacaacatcaatgaacttgtgaagaaagatcttgtaagaggattgcccaatgcagtatttactcTTTATGGCTTATATGACTCATGCTaa